The Leptospira sp. WS39.C2 genome contains a region encoding:
- a CDS encoding SGNH/GDSL hydrolase family protein, whose product MKRSFLQILLLLFVFQSCVVFQATKVPSNNLKGSLVSAVSKSPKIVFLGDSITHGRVSYDYVESIRKHPKLNDALVVNEGINSRLTVQIIEQLDSVVSLQPDFVFILIGTNDLKATLSKEEYDRYASHWNLKDPVSEESFVQNLTKIVTRIKKETKAKLILFSPPILGEDPNSLPFLRSKRFAELTKEVSIKENVLYKPLHETLTSGLSSINYHKKTPYVQNTWSMYWTILKYYSTTYSWNDLGDANGYYYLTDAIHLNERGGQVIEKMILETLITQ is encoded by the coding sequence ATGAAAAGATCATTTCTCCAAATTCTTTTATTACTCTTTGTTTTCCAATCTTGTGTGGTATTCCAAGCAACTAAAGTTCCCTCAAATAATTTAAAAGGAAGTTTGGTAAGCGCTGTATCAAAATCTCCAAAAATTGTTTTTTTGGGAGATAGTATCACGCATGGTCGAGTCAGTTATGATTATGTTGAATCAATTCGCAAACATCCAAAACTGAATGATGCATTGGTTGTGAATGAAGGAATCAATAGCAGATTAACCGTTCAAATCATCGAACAACTTGATTCCGTAGTGAGTTTACAACCTGATTTTGTTTTTATCCTAATTGGAACTAATGACTTAAAAGCAACTTTATCTAAAGAGGAATACGACCGATATGCAAGCCATTGGAATTTGAAAGATCCAGTTTCAGAAGAAAGTTTTGTTCAAAATTTAACAAAAATTGTAACTCGGATTAAAAAAGAAACAAAGGCAAAATTGATTTTGTTTTCACCACCCATCTTAGGGGAAGATCCAAACTCATTACCATTTTTGCGATCCAAACGTTTTGCAGAACTGACAAAAGAAGTTTCAATCAAAGAGAATGTTCTCTACAAACCACTTCATGAAACTCTTACAAGTGGATTAAGTTCCATAAACTACCATAAAAAAACTCCATACGTCCAAAACACTTGGAGTATGTATTGGACCATTCTAAAGTATTATTCAACCACCTACTCTTGGAATGATTTAGGAGATGCTAACGGGTATTATTACTTGACTGATGCGATTCATCTAAACGAACGAGGTGGACAAGTCATTGAGAAAATGATTTTAGAAACATTAATCACTCAGTAA
- a CDS encoding GyrI-like domain-containing protein: MNPSANIYPVWKKIETQLDKELGLNQIAFLTGYSDWHFHRFFKSIQKENVKSYIKRLRIEKAAYELKITNFPILEIAIESGFSSNEAFTKAFKRVIGVTPSIFRKKYQKRINSKSNYKITYPKGISPHNFIKRNISSFTLIFTRHIGSYESLPGPLPKSKEMVSLLSLYKSWKLENGSHKWIGISQDDPDITPKEKLRFDLGFTIGESHPTLPKEYGKQTIQGGKYLQVRYIGTYENLPKIYDWILNQYCIMHKLKQKNKPPWECYLNPFELEEIKRITDIYIPLES, encoded by the coding sequence GTGAATCCGAGTGCCAATATTTATCCAGTTTGGAAAAAAATAGAAACCCAATTGGACAAGGAATTGGGTCTCAACCAAATTGCTTTTTTAACTGGGTATAGTGATTGGCATTTCCATCGTTTTTTTAAATCAATTCAAAAGGAAAATGTAAAATCTTACATCAAAAGACTGAGGATCGAAAAAGCCGCATACGAATTAAAAATAACTAATTTCCCAATTTTGGAAATTGCGATAGAATCCGGTTTTTCCTCAAACGAAGCATTTACAAAGGCATTCAAACGTGTGATTGGAGTCACACCATCTATCTTTCGGAAAAAATACCAAAAAAGAATCAATTCAAAATCAAATTACAAGATTACCTACCCCAAAGGTATCTCACCACATAACTTCATCAAACGAAATATCTCTTCATTTACTCTCATCTTCACGCGCCACATTGGAAGTTATGAATCATTACCTGGTCCACTTCCAAAAAGTAAAGAAATGGTGTCTTTACTTTCATTGTACAAAAGTTGGAAATTAGAAAATGGAAGTCATAAATGGATCGGAATTTCACAAGATGACCCGGACATTACTCCAAAAGAAAAATTGCGATTTGATCTTGGGTTTACTATCGGAGAATCGCATCCAACTCTTCCGAAAGAATATGGAAAACAAACAATACAAGGTGGTAAGTATTTACAAGTAAGGTACATTGGTACTTATGAAAATTTACCGAAGATATATGATTGGATATTAAACCAATACTGTATTATGCATAAATTAAAGCAAAAAAACAAACCACCTTGGGAATGTTATTTGAATCCATTTGAATTGGAAGAGATCAAAAGAATTACAGATATTTATATCCCGTTAGAATCTTAA
- a CDS encoding glycoside hydrolase family 15 protein yields the protein MFHKYDTGIIGNGSYIAHIDKTATIVWLCWPNFDSSPIFGSLLDKNCGSFSIQPNSKIISTSQFYLENTNILRTEIQTETGSYAVIDFAPRYYQNGILYYERNLYRKLIPLSGDIKFKIQLSPTYHYGNHKLLPKVSSNKIIYVTEDFEFYLQSNLSVNQILKEQEFHLNQSIYFSLTETFEKGQSFPESVEEELGKTKHYWQNWVKHCTIPNFAQKQQIRSALCLKLHQFQETGAIIAASTTSLPESPNSGRNWDYRYCWLRDGFYTLLALTNLGQFEELENYSQYISNLTPSKDGRFQPLYSIFGEPLLEEKILTLDGYRSNKPVRIGNSAYTHKQNDAYGQILLSLLPLYLDERIPEKNRYHNLILIQNILEQIEFTMDEPDAGLWEFRNFSQKHCYTYLFHWVGAKAAREIANQLNEKELSIKADFLMREATMNIEKCFDEELGCYTQAQGKKELDASLLQLITLGYLDPNSEKAKSHIRAIETQLKTKEGFIYRYLHKDDFGKPETTFLVCTFWYIEALAFMDRLDEAIELFDFVCQHANHVGLFSEDIESTSGNQWGNFPQTYSHVGLVNAAHKIAAKKTKSLFW from the coding sequence ATGTTTCACAAATACGATACTGGAATCATAGGTAACGGAAGTTATATAGCTCATATTGACAAAACGGCTACAATTGTTTGGCTGTGTTGGCCTAATTTTGATAGTTCGCCAATTTTTGGTTCTTTATTAGATAAAAATTGTGGTAGTTTTTCAATCCAACCAAATTCAAAAATCATTTCCACATCACAATTTTATTTAGAAAACACAAATATACTTAGGACCGAAATTCAAACTGAAACAGGTTCGTATGCTGTTATCGATTTTGCTCCCAGATATTACCAAAATGGGATTTTATATTACGAAAGAAATTTATATAGAAAGTTAATTCCTTTATCGGGAGATATAAAGTTTAAAATTCAGCTGAGTCCAACATATCATTATGGTAATCATAAATTATTACCAAAAGTTTCCTCAAATAAAATCATCTATGTTACTGAAGACTTTGAATTTTATTTACAATCAAATTTATCTGTAAATCAAATATTAAAAGAACAAGAATTTCATTTAAACCAATCTATCTATTTTTCTTTGACAGAAACATTTGAAAAAGGACAGTCTTTTCCTGAATCAGTAGAAGAAGAGTTGGGTAAAACAAAACACTATTGGCAAAATTGGGTCAAACATTGTACGATACCAAATTTCGCTCAAAAACAACAAATTCGATCGGCACTTTGTTTGAAACTCCATCAATTCCAAGAAACAGGTGCTATCATCGCAGCTTCTACAACAAGTTTACCTGAATCACCTAACTCTGGTAGGAATTGGGATTACCGTTATTGTTGGTTACGCGATGGATTTTATACATTACTGGCGTTAACCAATTTAGGACAATTTGAGGAACTAGAGAACTATTCACAGTATATTAGTAATCTTACACCCTCAAAGGATGGAAGGTTTCAACCATTATATAGTATTTTTGGAGAACCTTTATTAGAGGAAAAAATTTTGACTTTAGATGGATACCGATCCAATAAACCTGTTCGCATTGGAAATTCGGCATACACTCACAAACAAAATGATGCTTATGGCCAAATTCTTTTGTCACTACTGCCATTATATTTGGATGAACGAATCCCTGAAAAAAATAGATACCATAACTTAATTTTAATTCAGAATATTCTAGAACAAATTGAATTTACGATGGATGAACCTGATGCAGGTTTATGGGAATTTCGTAATTTTTCACAAAAACATTGTTATACTTATTTATTTCATTGGGTAGGAGCAAAAGCAGCGAGGGAAATTGCAAATCAATTAAATGAAAAAGAACTATCAATCAAAGCTGATTTTTTGATGAGAGAAGCCACAATGAATATCGAAAAATGTTTTGATGAAGAGCTTGGTTGTTACACCCAAGCACAAGGGAAAAAAGAGTTAGATGCAAGTTTATTACAATTAATTACCCTTGGGTATTTAGATCCAAATTCAGAAAAAGCAAAATCCCATATCCGAGCAATTGAAACTCAACTAAAAACAAAAGAAGGTTTTATTTATCGTTACCTACATAAAGATGATTTTGGGAAACCAGAAACTACATTTTTGGTATGTACTTTTTGGTATATAGAAGCATTAGCTTTTATGGATCGATTAGATGAAGCGATCGAACTTTTCGATTTTGTTTGCCAACATGCAAATCACGTAGGATTATTCAGTGAAGATATAGAATCAACTTCAGGCAACCAATGGGGAAACTTTCCTCAAACCTATAGTCACGTAGGCCTTGTCAACGCAGCTCATAAAATTGCAGCGAAAAAAACAAAAAGTTTATTTTGGTAA
- a CDS encoding diguanylate cyclase — protein MIKSQPSPRPLNGQRIEDTIIDLLEEDPCNENLLIQKLQTNLFPNFSETQLYSSILKVLTSLDIPESESKEIWDDVLLNKIKLSECLGRPVGFRVALLDYFTSQNQKIKNPKIIELRLFSETEKLILVDELTKLYNRRHFETALVREFKQSTRYQQNLSLLVIDIDDFKKINDTYGHLMGDEILKQVSNKISTSLRMEDTACRIGGEEFAIIFPQSNEVQALKASEKLLEACRSIQISGKPVTISGGLVSFPEKVNRCEDMYDFADRALYTAKDSGKNQIVVYSNEKRSSLRFEANLELFCVLPNKTVRSISKNISITGIAFETEDDLSLNDSIPVLLRESESTHEINAKIKVIRKQKIGENIYSVGAEFIELSSESQTKLSDLYLLHQFKAKSPIGVGI, from the coding sequence ATGATCAAATCCCAACCATCTCCAAGGCCTCTGAATGGCCAACGTATCGAAGATACCATCATAGATCTTTTAGAAGAAGATCCGTGCAATGAAAATTTACTCATTCAAAAATTACAAACCAACTTGTTTCCCAATTTTTCAGAAACACAACTTTACTCATCGATCCTCAAAGTATTAACATCGCTTGATATTCCAGAATCAGAATCAAAAGAAATTTGGGATGATGTGTTACTTAACAAAATTAAACTTTCAGAATGTTTAGGAAGACCTGTTGGATTTCGAGTTGCCTTATTAGATTATTTCACGAGTCAGAACCAAAAAATTAAAAATCCAAAAATCATTGAACTCAGATTATTTTCTGAGACTGAAAAACTCATCTTGGTAGATGAACTGACTAAACTTTACAATCGTAGGCATTTTGAAACAGCTTTAGTTCGTGAGTTTAAACAATCTACACGTTATCAACAAAATCTTTCCTTACTTGTCATCGATATAGATGACTTTAAAAAAATCAATGATACTTACGGACATTTAATGGGAGATGAAATCTTAAAACAAGTATCAAATAAAATTTCCACAAGCCTAAGAATGGAAGACACAGCCTGTCGAATCGGTGGAGAAGAATTTGCTATTATTTTTCCACAATCAAATGAAGTACAAGCATTAAAAGCATCTGAAAAATTATTAGAAGCTTGCCGTTCCATTCAAATCAGCGGAAAACCAGTCACCATCAGTGGTGGTCTTGTTTCCTTTCCTGAAAAAGTGAATCGTTGTGAAGACATGTATGACTTTGCAGATCGGGCTTTGTATACAGCAAAAGATTCTGGGAAAAATCAAATCGTGGTTTATTCAAACGAAAAAAGAAGCAGTTTACGTTTTGAAGCAAACTTAGAATTGTTTTGTGTTCTCCCAAATAAAACAGTGCGTTCGATTTCAAAAAATATTTCCATTACTGGAATTGCTTTCGAAACTGAAGACGATTTATCATTAAATGATTCAATTCCTGTTTTACTTCGTGAATCTGAATCCACTCATGAAATTAATGCAAAAATCAAAGTAATCAGAAAACAAAAAATTGGTGAGAACATTTATAGTGTTGGTGCCGAATTCATAGAATTGTCTAGTGAATCACAAACCAAATTGTCAGACTTATATTTACTACACCAATTTAAGGCAAAAAGCCCAATTGGTGTAGGTATATGA
- a CDS encoding rhodanese-like domain-containing protein, producing the protein MKTFVLVGVVLGILFVFVKKIQSKGDKQMVQEWIQAGAVVVDVRTKSEFSEGHFPGAINIPVDVLPTELGSLKNKDSKIIVYCRSGARSERAKQILTAKGYSSVINAGGLSDMPNSR; encoded by the coding sequence ATGAAAACATTTGTATTAGTGGGAGTGGTTCTTGGAATCCTCTTTGTTTTCGTAAAGAAAATCCAATCAAAAGGGGACAAACAAATGGTACAAGAATGGATCCAAGCTGGGGCAGTTGTCGTAGATGTGAGGACTAAGTCAGAATTTTCAGAAGGTCATTTTCCTGGAGCAATCAACATCCCAGTGGATGTATTGCCAACGGAACTTGGGTCATTGAAAAACAAAGATTCCAAAATCATTGTGTATTGCCGGTCAGGGGCTAGAAGTGAGAGAGCAAAACAAATTTTAACTGCAAAGGGTTACTCTTCTGTTATCAATGCAGGGGGACTCAGTGATATGCCAAATTCCCGATAA
- a CDS encoding VOC family protein: MAFKQIHTGIITEKLKETKEFFQTWLDLETKFETEWFILLCLPNSPEVELAIMAPNQEQVRKSYFQKQYQNSGIWFIFETKNIKLEYEKMKEKNAPIDLPLTEEEWGDIHFTLVDPNGIGIDIVQERNMN; this comes from the coding sequence ATGGCATTCAAACAAATCCATACAGGTATAATCACAGAAAAATTAAAAGAAACGAAAGAGTTTTTTCAAACTTGGTTAGATTTAGAGACAAAATTTGAAACAGAGTGGTTTATTTTACTTTGTTTACCAAATTCACCTGAGGTTGAACTAGCAATTATGGCACCAAACCAAGAACAGGTGAGAAAATCGTATTTTCAAAAACAATATCAAAATTCAGGAATTTGGTTTATCTTTGAAACAAAAAATATAAAACTTGAGTATGAAAAAATGAAAGAAAAAAATGCTCCCATTGATCTTCCTTTGACGGAAGAGGAATGGGGAGATATCCATTTCACTCTCGTAGATCCCAATGGCATTGGAATTGATATTGTACAAGAACGAAATATGAATTAA
- a CDS encoding MBL fold metallo-hydrolase, translating to MNKMDKNFGIDIKPLYDFESGTWTYLVIDNTSNQAVLIDPVLENWERDLQFINSMHLQLVATIETHMHADHITAAGELREKTGCENYAPNLAGATCATKLLKDNDQFQIGKLDFLVLHTPGHTPCSISLVLNGKYVFTGDTLLVRGCGRTDFQGGSAESLYHSITNKLFQLPDETIVFPGHDYKGFVSSSIGEEKKWNPRIANRTLQEFKSIMDNLNLPEPKKIHEAVPANRACGKIV from the coding sequence ATGAACAAAATGGACAAAAACTTTGGAATTGATATCAAACCACTTTACGATTTTGAATCAGGAACTTGGACATATCTCGTAATCGACAATACTTCGAATCAAGCCGTACTCATCGATCCAGTTCTTGAAAATTGGGAAAGAGACCTACAATTCATCAACTCAATGCACTTACAATTAGTAGCAACGATTGAAACACATATGCATGCAGACCACATCACAGCTGCAGGAGAGTTAAGAGAAAAAACAGGTTGTGAAAACTATGCTCCCAATTTAGCAGGAGCTACCTGTGCGACAAAATTATTAAAAGACAATGATCAATTCCAAATTGGGAAATTAGATTTTTTAGTATTACACACTCCTGGCCATACACCATGTTCCATTTCATTAGTATTAAATGGCAAATACGTGTTTACAGGAGATACTTTACTCGTTAGAGGTTGCGGACGAACTGATTTCCAAGGGGGGAGTGCAGAATCTTTGTATCATTCCATAACAAATAAACTATTCCAATTGCCGGATGAAACCATTGTTTTTCCGGGTCATGATTACAAAGGATTCGTATCTTCTAGCATTGGTGAGGAAAAAAAGTGGAACCCAAGGATAGCCAACCGAACACTTCAAGAATTTAAGTCCATTATGGATAATTTGAACTTACCCGAACCCAAAAAAATCCATGAAGCAGTTCCAGCAAATCGGGCATGTGGGAAAATCGTATGA
- a CDS encoding methyl-accepting chemotaxis protein, translating into MAIETDEIQKFERTLFRKGISLIVFTKYGLGIIFLLGVASNYATKSFIPNLIGSLIFLANAVIPGYLLKKEKEISRRMAASIIFIDLIIILCFFYLDIYNNYTKLDASNTLSTGIFYIIFIFIAIYSSFLFETKLVMAVGIISTSVYIGGIFLSHKLGSVFIPKPFPDMIRANHIIVTTEIQKIIFFFGVIFSLRYVVSLMREMQTDLKSKLKESLEKQTFITNKSTQLEKSANTLALSVEKLQSMSDVLHNQSQNQAASVEEISASVEELSSSAISSANLVEDQVKRVKIVDQNFLSLQNLSENVKSKTMLIAKDVSISADFSKKVKTSSEELNVIYSELNQAFSKVEEINQMMSEIADQTNLLALNASIEAARAGEHGRGFAVVAQEVAKLAERSQSNAGTIAKIVKDAGLKINEGTRYSKEVKSQVENQNTELLRIESEILGLEGHVTEQEVLNQKLRDTFSELHVLSEQIGIIAQEQMSGSKEINRAISVIDETTQKLADSVELLYEEINEIHTQAKQLNVV; encoded by the coding sequence ATGGCTATCGAAACGGATGAAATTCAGAAATTTGAAAGAACTTTATTTCGCAAAGGAATATCGCTCATCGTTTTTACCAAATACGGATTAGGGATCATCTTTTTGTTAGGAGTGGCATCCAACTATGCCACAAAAAGTTTTATTCCGAATTTAATTGGATCTTTGATATTTTTAGCCAATGCAGTAATCCCAGGATATTTATTGAAAAAAGAAAAAGAAATTTCAAGGAGAATGGCAGCATCAATCATATTTATTGATTTAATTATTATATTATGTTTCTTCTACCTAGATATCTACAATAATTATACAAAGTTAGATGCAAGTAACACATTAAGCACTGGTATTTTTTATATTATTTTTATATTCATTGCCATTTATTCGAGTTTTTTATTCGAAACAAAATTGGTAATGGCCGTTGGTATAATTTCCACTAGTGTGTATATTGGCGGAATTTTTTTATCACACAAACTTGGTTCTGTTTTTATCCCCAAACCTTTCCCTGATATGATCCGAGCAAACCATATCATCGTAACGACAGAGATCCAAAAAATCATATTTTTTTTCGGGGTTATTTTTAGTTTACGGTATGTAGTTTCTTTGATGAGAGAAATGCAAACTGACTTAAAATCCAAATTAAAAGAAAGTTTAGAAAAACAAACATTTATCACAAATAAATCAACACAGTTAGAAAAATCAGCGAACACATTAGCACTTTCAGTAGAAAAATTACAATCAATGTCTGATGTACTTCATAACCAATCCCAAAACCAAGCAGCTTCTGTTGAGGAAATCTCAGCTTCAGTAGAAGAACTTTCATCATCTGCAATAAGTTCCGCAAATTTGGTGGAAGACCAAGTCAAACGAGTTAAAATAGTAGATCAGAATTTTTTATCTCTACAGAATCTTAGTGAAAATGTAAAATCCAAAACAATGTTAATTGCAAAGGATGTTAGCATTTCTGCAGATTTTAGTAAAAAAGTAAAAACATCTTCTGAAGAATTAAATGTTATTTATTCGGAACTAAACCAAGCATTCTCAAAAGTGGAAGAGATCAATCAAATGATGTCAGAAATTGCAGACCAAACCAACTTACTGGCATTAAATGCATCAATTGAAGCCGCGAGAGCTGGCGAACATGGAAGAGGATTTGCTGTTGTGGCACAAGAAGTAGCAAAATTAGCAGAGAGGTCCCAATCAAATGCCGGTACAATTGCAAAAATTGTAAAGGATGCGGGGTTAAAAATTAATGAAGGGACTCGTTATTCAAAAGAAGTCAAATCGCAGGTCGAAAACCAAAATACGGAATTACTCAGAATCGAAAGTGAAATCCTTGGATTAGAAGGACATGTTACCGAACAAGAAGTTCTGAACCAAAAACTAAGAGATACATTTTCAGAACTCCATGTATTATCGGAACAAATTGGAATCATTGCCCAAGAACAGATGTCTGGAAGCAAAGAGATCAACCGAGCCATCTCTGTCATCGATGAAACCACCCAAAAATTAGCAGATTCTGTGGAACTCCTCTACGAGGAAATTAACGAAATCCACACACAAGCAAAACAACTCAATGTAGTTTAG
- a CDS encoding PAS domain-containing protein yields MKYNEHSIKMKENEELTLEEAKQRIAYLENLLKEKDQTAYKTFFDQDEDAVVVFDLETQLFIDGNAKLTEILGYTKNDLLHLSILDISPKFQPNGQPSATLAVYYIEEGFKKGNVKFDWIHLNNLGEEVFCEIKLYNYITEDGKRFARGVIQKKEPFNVLQKKLEEKEKLLTKVTKTLPAIIYIQNLRTDEFLYLNNSIESFLGFELEPIINYDFLTKHILHPDDLPLIDIHSKKMLEEKNTEIYVLDFRVFHKNGNIHWFRVWETNFSFDENGIPTEVLGVAQDITNTKFIEFQLKKQNELSEEIRRISKSGVWEWTIVSNEMFWTPDLYYLLKVNPNQFIPTIQSLINFFTEESQSILNSALIKAKMEFSPFDLELEINGNPNLWVRVQGKSILSESNGPIIIGSIEDIDDTRKKRIALLENEARFHKVANQTGLIIYDYDLRLDKITWDGAIKSVLGYEIEEFNHLDIEGWLALIHPDDRMFTKELLADAIGTRSPYHAFYRIRKKDNTYIPIEDRGTFVGHDPTTSTRQVGVLENVSAKFEFESKLQSKEERFRNFYNFASEAIIITEGDTILDANLAFKKLFGYESIHTVSVDEIIADPLWNGLENKEKSFSLEGIKKDGTLIPIQVNKKEIDEGKFILSFIDLTLINEAESIKEALREIKEKNNLIISQKFELEKTLEELKQTQSQLIQNEKMASLGQLIAGIAHEINNPMGAIQASSQLILENIKSQIVNQEKIIQLLSTKPKEKRELYFHWMVTSFLKRNQIHGSEARRQKKIIREKLETLGCDISEYVSEEVVDLGVQNSLPIIEHLCHEEDFPDFFNFGMEYIHTTQNLNSILESIQRVSKILYALKNFSHFDKHGEKTYTDLISNIETVLILYNSQIKSGIEVIRNYPDSPIEMYCYPDDLIQVWTNLIFNAIQAMSYKGILTISIRNQKEQMDGKNWVQVSIEDNGCGIKEEIKDRIFEPFFTTKELGEGSGLGLDIVRRVIQKHNGHIEVNSIPGKTTFLVSLPI; encoded by the coding sequence TTGAAATATAATGAACATTCCATCAAAATGAAAGAAAACGAAGAACTCACTTTAGAAGAGGCAAAACAAAGAATCGCTTATTTGGAAAATCTTTTGAAGGAGAAAGACCAAACAGCGTACAAAACTTTTTTTGACCAAGATGAAGATGCCGTTGTTGTCTTCGATTTAGAAACACAACTTTTCATCGATGGGAACGCAAAACTAACAGAAATTCTAGGTTATACCAAAAATGATTTATTACACTTATCTATATTAGATATCAGTCCAAAATTCCAACCAAATGGCCAACCATCAGCTACACTCGCAGTATATTATATAGAAGAAGGATTCAAAAAAGGGAATGTCAAATTTGATTGGATTCACCTGAACAATTTAGGTGAAGAAGTTTTTTGTGAAATCAAACTTTATAATTACATTACGGAAGATGGAAAACGATTCGCAAGAGGCGTCATTCAAAAAAAAGAGCCATTTAATGTGCTCCAAAAGAAATTAGAAGAAAAAGAAAAACTACTTACCAAAGTCACAAAGACCCTTCCTGCCATCATATACATTCAGAATCTTAGAACAGATGAGTTTTTGTACCTTAACAATAGTATAGAAAGTTTTTTGGGATTCGAACTAGAACCAATCATAAATTATGATTTTTTGACCAAACACATATTACATCCAGATGATCTGCCGCTCATCGACATTCATTCTAAAAAAATGTTAGAAGAAAAGAATACAGAAATCTATGTTTTAGACTTTCGTGTCTTTCATAAAAACGGTAACATACATTGGTTCCGTGTATGGGAAACAAACTTTTCTTTTGATGAAAATGGTATACCTACTGAGGTTTTAGGTGTCGCACAAGATATTACCAATACAAAATTCATTGAATTCCAACTCAAAAAACAGAACGAACTAAGTGAGGAGATCAGAAGGATTTCCAAATCAGGAGTATGGGAATGGACCATTGTTTCGAATGAAATGTTTTGGACACCAGATTTATATTATTTGCTCAAAGTGAATCCAAATCAGTTTATTCCAACCATCCAATCACTTATCAATTTCTTCACGGAAGAAAGTCAAAGTATTTTAAATAGTGCTCTCATCAAAGCAAAAATGGAATTCTCACCATTTGATTTAGAATTGGAAATTAATGGAAATCCAAATCTTTGGGTCAGGGTTCAAGGAAAGTCAATTTTATCCGAATCAAATGGACCTATCATCATTGGAAGTATTGAGGACATTGATGATACAAGAAAAAAAAGAATAGCTCTATTAGAAAACGAAGCACGTTTCCATAAAGTTGCAAACCAAACTGGACTTATTATTTATGATTATGATTTGAGACTTGATAAAATCACTTGGGATGGTGCAATCAAATCTGTATTAGGATACGAAATAGAAGAATTCAATCATTTGGATATAGAAGGATGGTTAGCTCTCATCCACCCAGATGACCGAATGTTTACAAAAGAATTATTAGCAGATGCAATTGGTACAAGAAGCCCATACCATGCATTTTATCGGATTAGAAAAAAAGACAACACTTACATTCCTATCGAAGATAGAGGGACATTTGTGGGTCATGACCCAACAACTTCAACAAGACAAGTGGGTGTTTTAGAAAACGTTTCTGCAAAATTTGAATTCGAATCAAAATTGCAAAGTAAAGAAGAAAGGTTTCGCAATTTTTATAATTTCGCAAGTGAGGCTATCATCATCACAGAAGGTGATACAATTTTGGATGCAAACCTTGCTTTCAAAAAACTATTTGGATATGAGTCCATTCATACAGTTTCAGTTGATGAAATCATCGCAGACCCACTTTGGAACGGATTGGAAAACAAAGAAAAAAGTTTTTCATTAGAAGGAATTAAAAAAGATGGAACTCTAATTCCAATTCAAGTAAATAAAAAAGAAATCGATGAAGGTAAGTTTATTTTATCTTTTATTGATTTGACCCTCATCAATGAAGCCGAATCCATCAAAGAAGCTCTCAGGGAAATCAAAGAAAAAAACAATCTCATTATCTCTCAGAAATTTGAATTAGAAAAAACTCTTGAAGAATTAAAACAAACACAATCGCAATTAATCCAAAATGAAAAAATGGCTTCCCTTGGACAATTGATTGCAGGGATTGCTCATGAAATTAATAACCCAATGGGAGCGATCCAAGCTTCAAGCCAACTGATTCTAGAAAATATAAAATCCCAAATCGTTAACCAAGAAAAAATCATCCAACTTTTATCGACCAAACCAAAAGAAAAACGTGAATTGTATTTCCACTGGATGGTTACTTCGTTTTTAAAACGCAATCAAATACATGGATCTGAAGCCAGAAGGCAAAAAAAAATAATCCGAGAAAAACTAGAAACACTTGGTTGTGATATTTCTGAATATGTATCGGAAGAAGTTGTCGATTTAGGTGTACAAAATAGTTTACCGATTATAGAACATTTATGTCATGAAGAAGATTTTCCTGATTTTTTCAATTTTGGTATGGAATACATTCATACTACACAAAATTTAAATTCAATTCTCGAATCCATCCAACGTGTATCGAAAATTTTATATGCACTCAAAAACTTTTCTCATTTTGATAAACATGGAGAAAAAACCTATACCGACCTTATCTCAAATATTGAAACAGTATTAATTCTTTACAACAGTCAGATAAAATCTGGAATCGAAGTGATTCGGAATTACCCCGATTCTCCTATTGAAATGTACTGTTACCCCGATGATTTAATTCAGGTATGGACAAATTTAATATTCAATGCCATCCAAGCCATGTCATACAAAGGAATTCTTACCATTTCAATTCGAAATCAAAAAGAACAAATGGATGGAAAAAATTGGGTCCAGGTCTCCATCGAAGATAATGGATGTGGCATCAAAGAAGAAATCAAAGACAGAATCTTTGAACCATTTTTCACCACAAAAGAATTAGGTGAAGGCAGTGGACTAGGATTGGATATTGTCAGAAGGGTGATTCAAAAACACAATGGTCATATCGAAGTAAATTCAATACCAGGGAAAACAACTTTCTTAGTATCACTCCCAATCTAA